In Spea bombifrons isolate aSpeBom1 chromosome 9, aSpeBom1.2.pri, whole genome shotgun sequence, the genomic stretch ttattatctgAAATACAGATATTAACTGCAttttctgtctgtggtttatttccaGTGCCTGTCTCAaacaaccccaagccatcatgcattgtggggtacagGTGTATCCCCTGCACTTGGGCTCCTATCAGCCCTTTACACCCGGTTCATGACAGGTCTTCAAGAACATAGACGATTAAGTCAGAGGCGAGCTGGCTCATCTTTTTGGTTCTCCTGCATGTTCTTTTCTTAAACTGAGGATTTACCACCAAGCAGCTTGACAAGCCCGCCCAAGGCAAAGTCCAGCTTGCACCCCTCCATGTTTTGAGCTCAAGCCCACATTAGACTTTCCAGCTAAAATGATTTATGTCTCTAAATGTGTTTCCAGATTTTGTTTTATCTCAAtgtcctattaaaaaaaaaaatgccaactcCGTAACCAATGCTTGGCTGCATACAACAGGTTAAGCTGGATTAATATTCACCTTAGCAGCTTGTGATTCTCTTAAGTAATATTTTAGGAGGTCAGAAAGCTTCAGATCTTCATCAGCTGACACTCGGGCTTCGAttttctgcagaaaaaaaacagcagacatCGTCATGCCTAAAATACGCTGAAAATGGAGTACCGTTCAAGGCAAAACATGCAGAATTCGATTACGGTATTAAACCCTCAATTTTAGATTCTAAAGAGTAAATCCAGAAAGGTCCCAGAATCACTTGTTAAAGAATAATGTGGATTAATAGTACAAAAACATCCAAAAGGATTTTTGGGAGAGCCTGTATCTGATCTTAAAACAAATGGGTTGCTGCGGAGTGCCAGATCATGAAAAAGCTAGGGACTTCATCCAGCAGCACGTCTTCATGTAAGTAAACCGATGGGACTACGCTTCACAAAATCCTGTTTGTTAATATCAATCATAATGTCCCTATAATGTGTCACATATAAAAAGTTATCTTACAGCAGCCAAGTGAATGTTATTGCCGACTGATCCGCTTCTTTGGTTAATAgagatgtttcaaatgctgcATCAGAACCGTTTTTATACATAACACCTAAtctgcacaatttttttttaaagaaggttCACatcataaaataagaaatattcagtaatataaatGGCTTAAGAAAACTGTATGAAATGTAAGCTATTTTGGTTAGCAGATGGTGTGCCACTGGATCTCATCAATATACACAAAGCTGACTGTATCCTTTGTATATAATAGGACACAACGAGGACAACAGCTACGCAGTAGAAACAGCGAAGGAAGTTAAGATACGTACACGTGTCTTGTCGAACAATTCAGATACTCTAAGGAAAAATCTGtaagaaaaatgggaaaaaaggaatatattaCCAAGgagcagtataaaaaaaatgccataaacAAGATAGTTTTAATTCCAAGGGCCAAGGATTTCTTCAGTTGTCCTCTTACATTAAtgtgcctgtcccatgcatgttttaatcccctcactgtattggcctctgccacttctgatgggGGGCTATTCCATATATCTACCcgcctctcagtaaagtaaaagggTAGCTTTCCCTCTGCCATGCTTACAGGCGAGTGACCTCAGTATCTGTAAAGTCTTTGTCTCTTAATCGGGATCTCTGTGGGCCGAGTGTATTCTTACTTGCATATGTCAGTGTTGTCCTGTGTTCCCAAAGCATACAGCGACGACCCTATCCTGTTGTAGTCATCGGCAACACCTTAAAAAGACAGAAAGCAACAATAATTTAACAATCAGTGTTGAAACAtcacacatttatattaaagcGTTTCGGTGCCGAAGTATTTTTACGCAAATACATCATTGTTCGTATAATAAGGGTGTTGCacaaccctttttttttattcttttttaaaataatgcgaTATTCCTTTTTCAAgcataataaatacagaaaatttGTTATTTATGATGcagtcagcaggaacattccaatGGTTTCCACGACGACTGCTCAAAACTTTGCTCCAGGAGAGCTCTTAAACGGTATCGCTTGGATAATAGCGGGTTCCTATGTTTAaaggggacagtttaatgtccctgacaccccactattgaagaatgcacattaaagtaatgcaatatggtaaaaatgaagAAACCAGAACGGGAACATTGCATTGGTTGGGTGAAAGCAAccttaaaatgatttaactCTAAGCCCTTTAAACTTATAATAAGTGCTTGTGTACGAGAAGACTGTCAGAACGTACCTTCTATGCTCTACTAAACTCAACAACTCAATATTATTTACCGTATAAACCAGGGgtgctcaaactgcggccctccagctgctgcaggactacatctcccatactcctcagccagccccttagctgaaggagcattatgggagatctAGTCCTGccgcagctggagggccacagtttGAGCATCCCTGGTATAAACGATAGAATGCAGAACAAAATGTACAATGCCAGCTGAAAGCTTTACATCTTTATCCGGAGCACTTGCATGCAATATGTGAATATTGAAGGTATGCCTCATCCCATCACGATGTCCTGTATTTTAGTAAAAAGGCAATGTGCCATGTGGCTACTTCATTGCTAAAGGAGGCCACCTTACATTTGTGAGATCTCGTCATCTTGTCAGACTTTGCGCTGGCATCCTTCACTCGATTATGATACTCCAGAAGGAAAGTCCGCTCGTGATCAAAGAAATCATCCACATCCTTCGtggcaaaggaaaaaaaatataacggGGGAAAGCATTAGAAACCTTATCGCGGGACATTTAAAGAGAATACAAGTTAAAGGAGCTAGGAAATGTTCTGAATACAGTAAAATTCAAGCACTTCCTCCCCAAAGCCATGTGCAAATATAACACGTTATCCCCCACTTTATCTCCTGCTAGTCTATGGGATTCATGAATACCCCcccatatataattttatgagATTTCAATGTAAGAAACGTGCTGGATTACACATATGCCATAAGAATATTTGTCATAAGAActatcggggggggggcgatcCTTTCTACTTTTGggcaaaatgaaacagaaaCTGAAGAAAGTTGGGGAGGAGTGATTTAGCAAAAGATCGGTTCCTCAAATACCCTCTCATTTTAATATTCAAATAATAGCTTCATTTCATATACTAGATCGTAAAAGGTGAGAACCGGAAAAGACAGATCATTTTTACCAACCTTAGTGCCTGAAACAATGACTCCATCGGCCGATTTAACCACGCTTTTAAAAAAGTCTtctaacttttcttttttgttctttcctcGGACGCTCAACTAtgtttataagaaaataaagtcTATTTAAGTGCATTTTAACTGCCTTCAGTAATGTGTTATTCAACATACTCAGATTTACTTACATCTTGATTGTACTCCAGAAAAACATGGAAATTTAAATCTTTCCTAAGAATGGGATGAGCTGCGACGCGGCACAGGAAGACTTCGTGCATCGCTACGGTTTTCTTGAAGATGGCCAGATACTCTCTGCAAATTAAAGAACACCGTGTTAGGAGATTGTGGAAGAGCCTCTCGAGAGGGTAAACTCATAGAAACGCACAGAAGGGACCAAGGAAAGTGGGGGTGCTCGATAAGGAGTCACCCCACTATTCACTGGAACTGTCATAAGTACagtatgatgacatcacagcagcTGCAGGAAGTTGCCGACAGGCTGGCGTTTGCAACTCTCAATTAACAAAACCTGTAGATTTTTCATTAACGCACAATatataaaagttacattttcgTGATAGTTCCGCTTTATTCAATAAAAGATCCACTCGAGACAGATGTTGCCCTCTTTTCGATGACTAAAGTTTTGATGCAATAGGTTCATTTGGGAAAGGGAAGAaagggaaggaaggaaagaaaagaTGTACATACGCCTCTAGTTCCTGTTTCATTTTGGTAAACTCCTCCTTGGTCATGGACCCTTCCCCTTCGCCAAGTTTCTGGAGTTTCTCTCTGGAGGCGTCAAAATCCGGTCTTGGAGGTGCTGGTGGTATCTGTCGGGAGGACCATAACAATTGTAAGTAAAGTTGAAACCGGCCTTTAGTATCAATGTGATCATTATCGGGTATAAGCAAAACTTGGAAGGACAAAATTTCTACCACTGCGATTCATGTAGATAAACAGCTGTTATTGATTAAGAAAACATGAGCCCATCCAAGTTTTCAGTGGCTGCCACCAACTGGAATGGGAGAACTAAGTGCTGGGACACATAGCAGGATGGGGGAGTTGAACTGGGACCAGTTACACAGACACTGGAACGGCAGCTGGTCCTACTTACAATATATCCAGCGTATTCCTCATTTTCCACAAAGGAATCGTGAAGCCAGATGAACTCTTCATGCTGCCTCACCACAGAGAACTCGTTCTGCTTGAAGTTTGGTAGTGAACTCTGGAAACATAAAGCAGGGATTAGACAATGTGAAGTGCCCTTAGAATATGGGGAGATTAAAGCTGAacccctgaacagaaagcacATTTACATTAGTAGTATGAAGCGAGCACAATGCTTATCTCCCCGTTAAAACCCCCcccacaaatattaaaataaatccaaaaagaacagccaatcagaaacAAGAAGACAGGTGCATGCTggggaattattattaatattatttacatcTAGGTGTAGGAGCTAGCAAGCTGGGCTGGTGAATGACTCCATCTTTAGGAAAGATGCTCACAAGGACCAAAACAGTAACCGAGAAGAAGAATCTGGGCtgcaattaatataaaaaatatatatattttaaatctacCAAACCTGAAAAGTAAATCCAACATGTGTTCAGTGAA encodes the following:
- the SNX6 gene encoding sorting nexin-6 isoform X2 gives rise to the protein MMEGLDDGPDFLSEEDRAPRAINVDLQPDATLQVDISDALSERDKVKFTVHTKSSLPNFKQNEFSVVRQHEEFIWLHDSFVENEEYAGYIIPPAPPRPDFDASREKLQKLGEGEGSMTKEEFTKMKQELEAEYLAIFKKTVAMHEVFLCRVAAHPILRKDLNFHVFLEYNQDLSVRGKNKKEKLEDFFKSVVKSADGVIVSGTKDVDDFFDHERTFLLEYHNRVKDASAKSDKMTRSHKCVADDYNRIGSSLYALGTQDNTDICKFFLRVSELFDKTRKIEARVSADEDLKLSDLLKYYLRESQAAKDLLYRRSRSLVDYENANKALDKARAKNKDVLVAETTQQLCCQKFEKISDSAKQELMDFKTRRVAAFRKNLVELAELELKHAKGNLQLLQSCLAVLNGKP
- the SNX6 gene encoding sorting nexin-6 isoform X1, whose amino-acid sequence is MMQEGLDDGPDFLSEEDRAPRAINVDLQPDATLQVDISDALSERDKVKFTVHTKSSLPNFKQNEFSVVRQHEEFIWLHDSFVENEEYAGYIIPPAPPRPDFDASREKLQKLGEGEGSMTKEEFTKMKQELEAEYLAIFKKTVAMHEVFLCRVAAHPILRKDLNFHVFLEYNQDLSVRGKNKKEKLEDFFKSVVKSADGVIVSGTKDVDDFFDHERTFLLEYHNRVKDASAKSDKMTRSHKCVADDYNRIGSSLYALGTQDNTDICKFFLRVSELFDKTRKIEARVSADEDLKLSDLLKYYLRESQAAKDLLYRRSRSLVDYENANKALDKARAKNKDVLVAETTQQLCCQKFEKISDSAKQELMDFKTRRVAAFRKNLVELAELELKHAKGNLQLLQSCLAVLNGKP